The following is a genomic window from Sporosarcina jeotgali.
ATGAAATCATTGGACAATTCAATTGGAGCTGTCAAATTCAATTCAATAGCCTGCTGAAGAGCATTTGCCGGCAGCCCTCCAACCTTCCCTACAGGTTCTACTGTGCCTGCATTATTAATGAGTGTGAATGAGTCAGCTTTTGATAGATAGGGAGTCAGCAAGCGCTCCATTAGTCCCTGCCTTGCCTCACGATTCGTTAAATCGACTTCCACAAAGTTTTCATAGCCTTTTGGATTACTTCGTGCAATTCCAACTACCTTCGAACCCGATTTTTGAATTTGCTCATATAACTCTTCCCCGATTCCTTTTGAAGCACCAGTTACGATATAAATATCCACAAATACCACTCCTTTATGATTGATAGTGTACCATTTAGGGAATAAAAAAAACCAACCGATGATTCGGCTGGCTGCATTTTTTCAGTTAGTTTAGAACTTTAACACGTACGTTTTTACGTCCCCATTGGATTGCCTGGTTATGTGATGCCATGAATACATCGATGCGATTTCCTTTGATAGCACCGCCGATATCACCAGCGACTGCATATCCGTAACCTTCAACGTGTACTTTCGAACCTAGTGGAATCACTAGTGGATCTACTGCAATTACTTTCAATGAAGGATTCTTTTTCAAGTTAAGTCCTGTTTTAGTAATGCCTGAACATCCTTTACAAGAAGCTGTATACGCTGATGAATTCGCGATGAACTCTTTCTTTACAGTATCATTGTCCGAACGTGATGGCGTTTTAGCAGGTTTCTTTGCAGCTGTGGTTGAACCGCCGCTTACTAATTTCAATGTTTGGTTCGGATAAATCACAGATGATTTAATACCGTTCCATTTCATTAGGTTATTTACAGAAACATTATGCATCCGTGAAATCTTATATAGTGTGTCGC
Proteins encoded in this region:
- a CDS encoding 3D domain-containing protein, giving the protein MKKLIFTFILATALMVSGTHESSAAASTYKVKKGDTLYKISRMHNVSVNNLMKWNGIKSSVIYPNQTLKLVSGGSTTAAKKPAKTPSRSDNDTVKKEFIANSSAYTASCKGCSGITKTGLNLKKNPSLKVIAVDPLVIPLGSKVHVEGYGYAVAGDIGGAIKGNRIDVFMASHNQAIQWGRKNVRVKVLN